In Thermomonas paludicola, the following are encoded in one genomic region:
- a CDS encoding ABC transporter ATP-binding protein: MPPPLPASRMNMRQRFSAMRNIAPFLREIWGTSRPMTLASIGIRLIRAFLPIATLFVGKLIIDEAVHLLGLGVEHELLPAWHAGQLDHLVTLLAIEFALAIGADLLGRLVAYVDTLLSERFTNATSIRLMEHAATLDLEDFEDADLQDKLDRARRQTMGRMNLLSQLFGQAQDVITVISFAAGLLAYAPWLMLLLAVALIPAFIGESHFNALNYALNFQWTPERRQLEYLRQMGASVDTAKEVKIFNLNRFFIERFRFLSDTFYAGNRILAGKRALWGTLLAALGTLGYYIAYAYIAWRTVRGDFSIGDLTFLAGSFRRLRQLLESLLSGFSQVASQALYLDDLYSFFRIEAKIRSKPDAIPVPAPIRSGFVFDNVGFRYEGAERWALRGLSFELHAGEVLALVGENGAGKTTLVKLLARLYDPDEGRILLDGRDLKEYALDDLRANIGVIFQDFVRYHLTAAENIGVGQIDAMHDRARIERAAHRGMADEVIDSLPKGFDQVIGRRFKDGVDLSGGQWQKVAIARAYMRDAQVMILDEPTAALDARSEFEVFERFKELSDNRTAVLISHRFSSVRMADRILVLAEGKLEASGTHEELMAQHGRYAELFELQASGYR, translated from the coding sequence ATGCCGCCACCCCTGCCCGCCTCCCGGATGAACATGCGCCAGCGCTTCAGCGCGATGCGCAACATTGCGCCGTTCCTGCGCGAAATATGGGGCACCAGCAGGCCGATGACGCTGGCCTCGATCGGCATCCGCCTGATCCGCGCATTCCTGCCGATCGCCACGCTGTTCGTCGGCAAGCTCATCATCGACGAAGCCGTGCACCTGCTTGGGCTTGGCGTCGAACACGAGCTCCTGCCTGCCTGGCATGCGGGACAACTCGACCATCTGGTCACGCTGCTGGCAATCGAGTTTGCGCTGGCGATTGGCGCCGACCTGCTGGGCCGGCTGGTGGCATACGTGGACACGCTGCTGTCCGAGCGCTTTACCAACGCGACCAGCATCCGCCTGATGGAACACGCGGCCACGCTGGATCTGGAAGACTTCGAGGACGCCGACCTGCAGGACAAGCTGGACCGTGCGCGGCGGCAGACAATGGGCCGCATGAACCTGCTCAGCCAGTTGTTCGGGCAGGCGCAGGACGTGATCACGGTCATCAGCTTCGCCGCTGGCCTGCTGGCGTATGCACCGTGGCTGATGCTGCTGCTGGCGGTGGCGCTGATTCCGGCGTTCATCGGCGAGTCGCATTTCAACGCGCTCAACTACGCGCTCAATTTCCAATGGACGCCGGAGCGCCGCCAGCTGGAATACCTGCGGCAGATGGGCGCCAGCGTGGACACTGCGAAAGAGGTCAAGATCTTCAACCTCAATCGCTTCTTCATCGAACGCTTCCGCTTCCTGTCCGACACGTTCTATGCGGGCAACAGGATCCTGGCCGGCAAGCGGGCGCTGTGGGGCACCTTGCTGGCGGCACTGGGCACGCTGGGCTATTACATCGCCTACGCCTACATCGCCTGGCGCACGGTGCGCGGCGACTTCAGCATCGGCGACCTGACCTTCCTGGCCGGCAGTTTCCGGCGCCTGCGCCAATTGCTGGAAAGCCTGCTGAGCGGGTTTTCGCAGGTCGCAAGCCAGGCGCTGTATCTGGATGACCTGTACTCGTTTTTCCGGATTGAAGCGAAAATCCGCAGCAAGCCGGATGCCATTCCCGTGCCGGCCCCGATCCGCAGCGGCTTCGTGTTCGACAATGTCGGCTTCCGCTACGAAGGCGCCGAGCGCTGGGCGCTGCGCGGGCTGAGCTTCGAACTGCATGCCGGCGAGGTGCTGGCGCTGGTCGGCGAGAACGGCGCCGGCAAGACCACGCTGGTCAAGCTGCTGGCGCGGCTCTACGACCCCGACGAAGGCCGCATTTTGCTGGATGGCCGCGATCTCAAGGAGTACGCCCTGGATGACCTGCGCGCCAACATCGGGGTGATCTTCCAGGACTTCGTGCGCTATCACCTGACCGCGGCGGAGAACATCGGCGTGGGCCAGATCGATGCCATGCACGACCGTGCCCGCATCGAACGCGCCGCGCATCGCGGCATGGCCGATGAAGTCATCGACAGCCTGCCGAAGGGCTTTGACCAGGTCATCGGCCGTCGCTTCAAGGATGGCGTGGATCTATCCGGCGGTCAGTGGCAAAAGGTCGCCATCGCGCGTGCGTACATGCGCGATGCGCAGGTGATGATCCTCGACGAACCCACCGCTGCGCTGGATGCGCGCAGCGAATTCGAGGTGTTCGAACGTTTCAAGGAACTCTCGGACAACCGCACCGCCGTGTTGATCAGCCATCGTTTCAGCAGCGTGCGCATGGCCGACCGCATCCTGGTGCTGGCCGAGGGCAAGCTGGAGGCCAGCGGCACGCATGAAGAATTGATGGCGCAGCACGGGCGCTATGCGGAATTGTTCGAATTGCAGGCATCCGGCTATCGCTGA
- a CDS encoding general secretion pathway protein GspB yields the protein MSLILEALRKSEAERRRDSAPDVALELPPAPPRTRRVVPAWLWPALALALALAGGIVLAALRDWPTAGETAPGSVDATPAPAPALRDQAPPPPAPAVVPRAMPRPSPVVAMPASTLPPPPTPSLQAPPRAQPAAPPASDNDAPDIAATALPPVKLSMHMWDADPARRFVILDGQRMGEGDRAGGIEVISIDRKGVLIQRNGQRARVPIQ from the coding sequence ATGTCGCTGATCCTGGAAGCCCTGCGCAAATCCGAGGCCGAACGCCGCCGTGACAGCGCACCCGACGTGGCGCTGGAGCTGCCACCCGCGCCGCCACGCACGCGCCGCGTCGTGCCAGCCTGGCTGTGGCCGGCGCTGGCGCTGGCGCTGGCGCTGGCGGGCGGCATCGTTCTGGCCGCGCTGCGCGACTGGCCAACCGCAGGCGAGACCGCGCCGGGCAGCGTCGACGCAACGCCTGCCCCTGCGCCGGCACTCCGCGATCAGGCACCACCGCCGCCGGCTCCCGCCGTGGTGCCGCGCGCCATGCCGCGCCCATCGCCTGTGGTTGCCATGCCGGCGAGCACGCTCCCGCCGCCTCCAACCCCAAGTTTGCAGGCCCCGCCGCGGGCCCAGCCCGCAGCACCGCCCGCAAGCGACAACGACGCGCCCGACATCGCGGCCACTGCGCTGCCGCCGGTCAAGCTGAGCATGCATATGTGGGATGCCGACCCGGCCAGGCGCTTCGTGATCCTCGATGGCCAGCGGATGGGCGAAGGCGACCGCGCCGGCGGCATCGAAGTCATCAGCATCGACCGCAAGGGCGTGCTGATCCAACGCAACGGACAACGCGCACGGGTACCGATCCAGTGA
- a CDS encoding serine/threonine protein kinase, producing the protein MDIIMELDDFKSAWQTLDQRLQLNNALKLHELRERTLARTRGSLRPIYWGQIAQILLIGVPAIVLAGALWMSKPAFVSVIVAGVALHLYGVLTIIAAGVVLGQLAKIDHAAPVVDIQKQLARTRTLYVRSGMIAGLPWWFLWVPILMALAGLGDVDLLQRAPLMVWGGLGVGMLGLMLTFQFHHWARKPERARFGRLMDDSLTGSSLRKAIAQLQEVQRFEQD; encoded by the coding sequence ATGGACATCATCATGGAACTCGACGACTTCAAATCCGCCTGGCAGACCCTGGACCAGCGCCTGCAGCTCAACAACGCGCTGAAGCTGCACGAACTGCGCGAACGAACCCTGGCAAGGACCCGCGGCAGCCTGCGCCCGATCTACTGGGGGCAGATTGCGCAGATCCTGCTGATCGGCGTGCCGGCCATCGTTCTTGCCGGCGCGCTTTGGATGAGCAAACCGGCATTCGTCTCGGTGATCGTGGCGGGCGTGGCACTGCACCTCTATGGCGTGCTGACGATCATCGCGGCAGGGGTGGTGCTGGGCCAACTTGCGAAGATCGACCATGCCGCGCCAGTCGTGGACATCCAGAAGCAGCTTGCGCGCACGCGCACGCTCTACGTGCGCAGCGGGATGATCGCCGGCCTGCCCTGGTGGTTCCTGTGGGTGCCGATCCTGATGGCGTTGGCCGGCCTGGGCGATGTGGACCTGCTGCAGCGTGCGCCGCTGATGGTCTGGGGCGGCCTGGGCGTGGGCATGCTGGGACTGATGCTCACATTCCAGTTCCATCACTGGGCACGCAAGCCCGAGCGCGCCCGCTTCGGCCGCCTGATGGACGACAGCCTGACCGGCAGCAGCCTGCGCAAAGCCATCGCGCAACTGCAGGAAGTGCAGCGCTTCGAGCAGGACTGA
- the recQ gene encoding DNA helicase RecQ, with product MDSAALDILRTTFGHPGFRGEQARIIDCVTRGGDALVLMPTGGGKSLCYQLPALLRQGCGIVVSPLIALMQDQVDALRQLGVRAAFLNSTLDAATAREVEDALLDGQLDLLYVAPERLLTPRCMALLDRAKIALFAIDEAHCVSQWGHDFRREYRELTVLHERWPQVPRIALTATADAPTRAEIAERLALEDAQQFVSSFDRPNIRYRVVLKDGSGQRGLLELIASHPDDSGIVYAFSRKRVESIAVQLAQAGIKALPYHAGMSADVRAANQRRFLQEDGVVMVATIAFGMGIDKPDVRFVAHVDLPKSIEGYYQETGRAGRDGEPAEAWLSYGLGDVVNLRQLIALSDAGDERKQLELRKLDALLGFCESTQCRRQALLGWFGESHPGACGNCDNCLNPPERWDATQAARKALSCVYRSGQRFGAGHVIDILRGVESEKVQRFGHDQLSTWAIGADMDVKQWSSVFRQLVALGMLEADSERHNALRLTGAATPVLKGERTLWMRMDPPRASRSRARGRAAAPVSALSSEAGLRFAALREWRAEMAREQDVPAYVIFHDATLRTLADMAPSGLHELAAVPGIGSSKLERYGDAVLQLLQQAHTDVV from the coding sequence ATGGACTCCGCCGCACTCGACATCCTCCGCACCACCTTCGGTCACCCCGGTTTTCGCGGCGAACAGGCGCGCATCATTGACTGCGTCACCCGGGGCGGCGACGCCCTGGTGCTGATGCCCACCGGCGGCGGCAAGTCGCTGTGCTACCAGTTGCCGGCCTTGCTGCGCCAGGGTTGCGGCATCGTCGTCTCGCCGCTGATTGCACTGATGCAAGACCAGGTCGACGCGTTGCGCCAATTGGGCGTGCGCGCAGCCTTCCTCAATTCAACGCTGGATGCGGCGACTGCGCGCGAGGTAGAGGACGCGTTGCTGGATGGCCAGCTTGACCTGCTCTACGTCGCGCCGGAGCGCCTGCTGACGCCGCGCTGCATGGCGCTGCTGGATCGGGCGAAAATCGCCCTGTTCGCGATCGACGAAGCCCACTGCGTTTCGCAATGGGGCCACGATTTCCGCCGTGAATACCGCGAACTCACCGTGCTGCACGAGCGCTGGCCGCAGGTGCCGCGCATCGCGCTGACCGCCACCGCCGACGCGCCCACCCGCGCTGAAATCGCCGAGCGGCTGGCGCTGGAGGATGCGCAGCAGTTCGTCAGCTCCTTCGACCGCCCCAACATTCGCTATCGGGTCGTGCTGAAGGACGGCAGCGGGCAGCGCGGCCTGCTGGAGCTGATCGCCAGCCATCCCGACGACAGCGGGATCGTGTATGCGTTCTCGCGCAAGCGCGTGGAGAGCATTGCCGTGCAGTTGGCGCAGGCGGGGATCAAGGCACTGCCCTACCACGCGGGCATGTCGGCGGACGTGCGCGCGGCCAACCAGCGCCGTTTCCTGCAGGAAGACGGTGTGGTGATGGTGGCGACGATCGCGTTCGGCATGGGCATCGACAAGCCCGACGTGCGCTTCGTGGCGCACGTTGACCTGCCCAAGTCGATCGAGGGGTATTACCAGGAAACCGGCCGTGCCGGCCGCGATGGCGAGCCGGCCGAGGCATGGTTGAGCTACGGGCTGGGCGACGTGGTGAACCTGCGCCAGCTGATCGCGCTGTCCGATGCGGGCGATGAGCGCAAGCAGCTGGAGCTGCGCAAGCTGGATGCGCTGCTGGGGTTCTGCGAGTCCACCCAGTGCCGGCGGCAGGCGCTGCTGGGCTGGTTCGGCGAATCGCATCCCGGTGCTTGCGGCAACTGCGACAACTGCTTGAATCCGCCCGAACGCTGGGACGCCACGCAGGCGGCGCGCAAGGCGTTGAGCTGCGTGTATCGCAGCGGGCAGCGCTTCGGCGCGGGCCACGTCATCGACATCCTGCGCGGCGTGGAAAGCGAGAAGGTGCAGCGCTTCGGCCATGACCAGCTGTCCACCTGGGCCATTGGCGCGGACATGGATGTCAAGCAGTGGAGCAGCGTGTTTCGCCAGCTGGTGGCGCTGGGCATGCTGGAAGCCGACAGCGAGCGCCACAACGCGCTGCGGCTGACGGGCGCCGCAACGCCTGTGCTGAAAGGCGAACGCACGCTGTGGATGCGCATGGATCCTCCCAGGGCATCGCGATCGCGCGCGCGCGGCCGCGCAGCCGCGCCAGTGTCGGCGCTGTCCTCCGAGGCGGGCCTGCGCTTTGCCGCGCTGCGGGAATGGCGCGCGGAGATGGCACGCGAACAGGACGTGCCGGCGTACGTGATTTTCCACGACGCCACGTTGCGCACGCTTGCGGACATGGCGCCAAGCGGCCTGCACGAGCTGGCGGCAGTTCCCGGCATCGGCAGCAGCAAGCTTGAACGCTACGGCGATGCGGTACTGCAGCTGTTGCAGCAGGCGCACACGGACGTCGTTTGA
- a CDS encoding LemA family protein — MTIVALLAITILALWGAAAFNTLVRLRNQLRTAWADIDVQLQRRHDLVPQLVEAVKGYAAHERATLEAVTELRAHALSARGAASQGTAETALEQALGRLIALREAYPELKASENFAQLSSALVTVEEHLQYARRFYNGAVRDYNDATQRLPDLLIARSFGFSAAEFFQADDGSRAAPAVALAP; from the coding sequence ATGACGATAGTGGCACTGCTTGCAATCACCATCCTGGCGCTGTGGGGCGCAGCGGCGTTCAATACGCTGGTGCGACTGCGCAACCAGTTGCGCACGGCATGGGCAGACATCGACGTGCAATTGCAACGCCGGCATGACCTGGTCCCGCAACTGGTGGAAGCGGTCAAGGGCTACGCCGCACACGAGCGTGCCACGCTGGAAGCGGTCACCGAGCTGCGCGCACACGCGCTGTCAGCACGCGGCGCGGCAAGCCAAGGCACGGCAGAGACCGCACTGGAACAGGCACTGGGCCGTCTGATCGCGCTGCGCGAGGCCTATCCGGAACTCAAGGCCAGCGAGAACTTCGCCCAACTTTCGTCCGCGCTGGTCACTGTGGAAGAACATCTCCAGTACGCGCGCCGCTTCTACAACGGCGCGGTGCGCGACTACAACGATGCCACCCAGCGCCTGCCAGACCTGCTGATTGCGCGAAGCTTCGGCTTTTCCGCAGCCGAGTTCTTCCAGGCCGACGACGGCAGCCGCGCCGCGCCGGCCGTGGCGCTGGCGCCATGA
- a CDS encoding DMT family transporter has protein sequence MADSHTTRALWQIHFCVLLWGFTAILGKLITLPALPLVWWRMLLVVAALALLPKVWRGLAAMPTRTRWAYAGIGALVALHWLTFYGAIKLANASVAATCLAFATPMTALVEPLLTRQRFRPGDLLLGLASLPGIWLVVGGVPVNMHAGIVAGVASAALVALFGTLNKRMVDAGDPLTVTALELGAGTLVLTLLAPLMPRLIPAFAGPLLVLPTGMDALWMLLLSMACTLLPFALCLVALRHLSAFTAQLSVNLEPVYAIVLAAVLFHEQQELTGTFYLGVAIILGVVFAQGLLASRRKPAHAEQIGVSETHHVAD, from the coding sequence ATGGCCGACTCCCACACCACCCGCGCGCTCTGGCAGATCCACTTCTGCGTGCTGCTGTGGGGTTTCACCGCGATCCTCGGGAAACTCATCACGCTGCCTGCACTGCCGCTGGTGTGGTGGCGGATGTTGCTGGTCGTCGCCGCGCTGGCGCTGCTGCCCAAGGTCTGGCGCGGGCTGGCGGCAATGCCGACCCGCACGCGCTGGGCCTATGCCGGCATCGGCGCGCTGGTGGCACTGCACTGGCTGACGTTCTACGGCGCCATCAAACTGGCCAACGCCTCGGTGGCCGCCACCTGCCTTGCCTTCGCCACCCCGATGACCGCGCTGGTGGAACCGCTGCTCACCCGCCAGCGCTTCCGTCCGGGCGACCTGCTGCTGGGCCTGGCCTCACTGCCCGGCATCTGGCTGGTGGTTGGCGGCGTTCCGGTGAACATGCACGCCGGGATCGTGGCCGGGGTTGCGTCGGCGGCGCTGGTGGCGCTGTTCGGCACCCTCAACAAGCGCATGGTGGATGCCGGCGATCCCTTGACCGTCACCGCGCTGGAGCTCGGCGCAGGCACCCTGGTCCTGACCCTGCTTGCTCCGCTGATGCCGCGCCTGATCCCCGCGTTCGCCGGGCCGCTGCTGGTGCTGCCAACCGGCATGGACGCGCTGTGGATGCTGCTGCTGTCGATGGCCTGCACCCTGCTGCCATTCGCCTTGTGCCTGGTCGCGCTGCGCCACCTGTCGGCGTTCACCGCGCAACTGTCGGTGAACCTGGAGCCGGTGTATGCCATCGTGCTGGCGGCGGTGCTGTTCCACGAGCAGCAGGAACTGACCGGCACGTTCTACCTGGGCGTGGCCATCATCCTCGGCGTGGTGTTCGCCCAGGGACTGCTGGCAAGCCGGCGCAAACCCGCCCATGCCGAGCAGATCGGCGTGAGCGAAACTCACCACGTCGCCGACTGA
- a CDS encoding RNA polymerase sigma factor, which yields MTENGAHACFSKLLQQHGGIVFKVANTYARGNEDRADLAQEIAAQLWRAWPTYDPARSVTTWMYRIALNVAISHVRSTHVRLRHDAVPLDDSLHDMADGNAANHETEQHLRLLQQFIARQPPLDRALLLLYLEERNQREIAEILGISESNVSTKIGRLKQRIRNDL from the coding sequence ATGACCGAGAACGGCGCCCACGCCTGCTTCAGCAAGCTGTTGCAGCAACACGGCGGCATCGTGTTCAAAGTCGCCAACACGTACGCGCGCGGCAACGAGGACCGCGCCGACCTGGCGCAGGAAATCGCCGCACAGCTCTGGCGTGCCTGGCCGACCTACGACCCGGCGCGCAGCGTGACCACCTGGATGTACCGAATCGCCCTGAACGTGGCGATCTCGCACGTGCGCAGCACCCACGTGCGACTGCGCCATGACGCGGTGCCGCTGGATGACTCTCTGCACGACATGGCGGATGGCAACGCCGCCAACCATGAGACCGAACAGCATCTGCGCCTGTTGCAGCAGTTCATCGCCCGGCAACCGCCACTGGATCGCGCGCTGCTGCTGCTCTACCTGGAAGAACGCAACCAACGCGAGATCGCCGAGATCCTCGGCATCAGCGAAAGCAATGTCTCCACCAAGATCGGGCGCCTGAAGCAGCGCATCCGCAACGACCTCTGA
- a CDS encoding serine hydrolase, translating to MMLPDAARLARFDTYVEAVQKQFDVPGVAVAIVKDGQVVMARGYGVRELGKPAKVDEHTMFAIASNTKAFTAAALNILQDDGKLATTDRVIDHLPWFRMSDAYVTREMRIRDLLAHRSGLSLGAGDLLYWPTTTYSSREVAERLKDVPLTGGFREQYAYDNILFGVASLVIEEASGMSYRQFLQTRIWQPLGMTETRFNGDDLKPGDNVAVGNAKFDFKDLRPVGVTTWRNVSGAGGLYSSVHDLSKWMNAQLAGGEIPGSGGKRLFSEQRQREMWTVLTPIPVGKPSIPELAAATPNAMGYGQGWNLSDYAGHKLVWHTGGWPGQVSRLTLLPNEKIGVVVLTSAEVGVAFNAITYEALDMMLGNGGHDWLKGYGIAFEKSQGNADADWQKHVAARDTASKPSLPLVKYAGTYRDPWYGDVVIRQGAKGLEMQFGKTAELLGDIEHWQHDSFIVRWRDRGLNADAFVNFSLDADGAIREVRMQPVSPLTDFSFDFQDLRLVPVATK from the coding sequence ATGATGCTGCCGGATGCGGCGCGGCTGGCCCGCTTCGATACCTACGTCGAAGCGGTGCAGAAGCAGTTCGACGTGCCGGGCGTGGCGGTGGCCATCGTCAAGGACGGCCAGGTGGTGATGGCGCGAGGCTACGGCGTGCGCGAGTTGGGCAAGCCCGCGAAAGTGGACGAACACACCATGTTCGCCATCGCGTCCAACACCAAGGCGTTCACCGCGGCCGCGCTGAACATCCTGCAGGACGACGGCAAGCTTGCGACCACCGACCGGGTCATCGACCACCTGCCGTGGTTCCGCATGAGCGACGCCTACGTCACCCGCGAGATGCGCATCCGCGACCTGCTGGCGCACCGCAGCGGCCTGAGCCTGGGCGCCGGCGACCTGCTGTACTGGCCCACCACCACGTATTCCAGCCGCGAGGTCGCCGAGCGGCTCAAGGACGTGCCGCTGACCGGCGGCTTCCGCGAGCAGTACGCCTACGACAATATCCTGTTCGGGGTGGCCAGCCTGGTGATCGAGGAAGCGTCGGGCATGTCGTACCGCCAGTTCCTGCAAACCCGCATCTGGCAACCGCTGGGGATGACCGAGACGCGCTTCAACGGCGACGACCTGAAGCCCGGCGACAACGTGGCGGTGGGCAACGCCAAGTTCGACTTCAAGGACCTGCGCCCGGTCGGCGTCACCACCTGGCGCAACGTGTCCGGCGCGGGCGGCCTCTATTCCAGCGTGCACGACCTGAGCAAATGGATGAACGCGCAGCTGGCCGGCGGCGAGATTCCCGGCAGCGGCGGCAAGCGCCTGTTCTCCGAGCAGCGCCAGCGCGAGATGTGGACGGTGCTGACGCCGATTCCGGTCGGCAAGCCCTCCATCCCGGAACTGGCCGCGGCGACGCCGAACGCGATGGGCTACGGCCAGGGCTGGAACCTGTCCGATTACGCCGGCCACAAGCTGGTCTGGCACACCGGTGGCTGGCCGGGGCAGGTGTCGCGCCTGACCCTGCTGCCCAACGAGAAGATCGGCGTGGTGGTGCTGACCAGCGCCGAGGTCGGCGTCGCCTTCAATGCGATCACCTACGAAGCGCTGGACATGATGCTGGGCAACGGCGGCCACGACTGGCTGAAGGGCTACGGCATCGCCTTCGAGAAATCGCAGGGCAACGCCGACGCCGACTGGCAGAAGCACGTCGCCGCCCGCGACACGGCCAGCAAGCCCTCGCTGCCGCTGGTGAAGTACGCCGGCACCTACCGCGACCCGTGGTACGGCGACGTCGTCATCCGCCAGGGCGCGAAGGGGCTGGAGATGCAGTTCGGCAAGACCGCCGAGCTGCTGGGCGACATCGAGCACTGGCAGCACGACAGTTTCATCGTGCGCTGGCGCGACCGCGGCCTGAACGCCGATGCCTTCGTCAATTTCTCGCTGGATGCCGATGGCGCGATCCGCGAGGTGCGGATGCAGCCGGTGTCGCCGCTGACCGATTTCAGCTTCGACTTCCAGGACCTGCGGCTGGTGCCGGTGGCGACGAAATAA
- a CDS encoding RNA-binding S4 domain-containing protein, with translation MQHIDFELDRDFVELNQLLKLAGLCDSGGAGKQLVASGAVFVDGRVEHRRTAKIRAGQTVAVGHVEIRIRPQ, from the coding sequence CTGCAGCACATCGATTTCGAACTCGACCGCGACTTCGTCGAACTCAACCAGCTGCTGAAGCTGGCTGGCCTGTGCGATTCCGGCGGTGCCGGCAAGCAGCTGGTGGCCAGCGGCGCGGTGTTCGTCGATGGGCGGGTGGAACATCGCAGGACCGCCAAGATCCGCGCCGGGCAAACGGTTGCGGTTGGCCATGTCGAAATCCGCATTCGCCCGCAATGA
- a CDS encoding ExeA family protein has translation MYLRYYGLNEPPFSITPDPRFVHLSERHRDALAHLLFGIDKGGSGGFVQLTGEVGTGKTTLSRLLLEQLPEHARIALVLNPRQNAIELLETICEELRLDIDGKRGSSKALIDTLNAFLLDAYAHGLRVVVLIDEAQNLPAETLEQVRLLTNLETDTQKLLQVLLLGQPELRTLLARPELRQLAQRITARFHLQPLDAREADAYLRHRWRVAGGTRFPFDAKAVQRLHQRAGGVPRLLNVIAERALLAGYARDAISIDARLVDLAADEVLPPKLTPHRHGAWLAAIGGVLALGLLALWWRGHRAASPLPAPPVAAARQGASGIAATHSANPDAAALARLLANQANTLVPAWQQLLGLWSLPADAVTIDPAGPCTPAGTQPELHCVQGRARLDTLTAVDRPLLLHLREGGAEAWALLLGADARNVRLRIGAQTIHVDRLLLQAHWDGSYAGLWRGPAMLETPPMPGNSGPTVDWLWLRVLPDAATPGAPYNATLRSAVRDVQNARGLPSDGIAGSLTLMALANGLPGPHLLRALE, from the coding sequence ATGTATCTGCGCTACTACGGCCTCAACGAGCCGCCCTTTTCCATCACCCCGGACCCGCGCTTCGTGCATCTGAGCGAGCGCCACCGGGACGCCTTGGCCCACCTGCTGTTCGGCATCGACAAGGGCGGCAGCGGCGGCTTCGTGCAGTTGACCGGCGAGGTCGGCACCGGCAAGACCACGCTCAGCCGCCTGCTGCTGGAACAACTGCCGGAGCACGCGCGCATCGCGCTGGTCCTGAACCCCCGCCAGAACGCGATCGAATTGCTGGAAACCATCTGCGAGGAGCTGCGCCTCGACATCGACGGCAAGCGCGGCAGCAGCAAGGCGCTGATCGACACGCTCAACGCGTTCCTGCTGGATGCCTATGCCCACGGCCTGCGCGTGGTGGTGTTGATCGACGAAGCGCAAAACCTGCCAGCGGAGACCCTGGAACAGGTGCGCTTGCTGACCAACCTGGAAACCGATACCCAAAAGCTCCTGCAGGTGCTGCTGCTGGGTCAGCCCGAACTGCGCACGCTGCTGGCGCGCCCGGAACTGCGCCAGCTGGCGCAGCGCATCACCGCACGCTTCCACCTGCAACCCCTGGATGCGCGCGAAGCCGACGCCTACCTGCGCCATCGCTGGCGCGTTGCGGGCGGCACGCGTTTCCCGTTCGATGCCAAGGCGGTGCAGCGCCTGCACCAGCGCGCCGGCGGCGTGCCGCGCCTGCTCAACGTGATCGCCGAGCGTGCGTTGCTGGCTGGATATGCGCGCGACGCCATCAGCATCGATGCCAGGCTGGTGGATCTTGCAGCCGACGAAGTGCTGCCACCCAAGCTGACGCCGCACCGGCACGGCGCGTGGCTTGCGGCGATCGGCGGCGTGCTCGCCCTTGGCCTGCTGGCGCTGTGGTGGCGTGGCCACCGCGCTGCATCCCCCTTGCCCGCGCCACCCGTTGCCGCCGCCCGGCAGGGCGCTTCCGGCATCGCTGCCACGCACAGCGCAAACCCCGATGCCGCAGCACTTGCGCGACTGCTCGCCAACCAGGCCAACACGCTGGTACCGGCATGGCAGCAGCTGCTGGGGCTGTGGTCGCTGCCCGCAGATGCCGTCACCATCGACCCCGCCGGCCCCTGCACGCCGGCAGGCACGCAGCCGGAACTGCACTGCGTGCAGGGCCGCGCGCGGCTGGACACGTTGACGGCGGTGGATCGGCCACTGCTCCTGCATCTGCGCGAAGGCGGCGCCGAGGCGTGGGCGCTGCTGCTGGGCGCCGACGCCCGCAACGTGCGCCTGCGCATCGGCGCGCAAACGATCCACGTGGATCGCCTGCTGCTGCAGGCACACTGGGACGGCAGCTATGCCGGCCTGTGGCGCGGCCCGGCGATGCTGGAGACGCCGCCGATGCCCGGCAACAGCGGCCCCACGGTGGATTGGCTGTGGCTGCGCGTCCTGCCCGATGCGGCCACACCGGGCGCGCCCTACAACGCGACGTTGCGCAGTGCGGTGCGCGACGTGCAAAACGCGCGCGGCTTGCCGAGCGACGGCATTGCCGGTTCGTTGACCTTGATGGCACTGGCCAACGGCCTGCCCGGCCCGCACCTGCTGCGGGCGCTGGAGTAA